The Dendropsophus ebraccatus isolate aDenEbr1 chromosome 3, aDenEbr1.pat, whole genome shotgun sequence genome includes a region encoding these proteins:
- the LOC138786447 gene encoding olfactory receptor 5I1-like: MIVLIIVHVPCLQTPMYFFIKHLAVLDMCYISTIVPKLLASSISKYSTISFGGCVIQLFFFLAMAATEATLLAAMSYDRYVAICNPLRYLVIMNKAVCIQLSATSWTIGGVYSTIHTINTFRLNFCRSNVIEHFFCDLPPLLKIACSDTRLNQKMIYGIGAVLILPCFPLTILSYVFIIRTILRIPSATGRRKTFSTCVSHLITVGLFYLTGISVYLRPKVSSTDLHHDKISAVFYTILVPMVNPIVYSLRNRELKQAIKKILTWRVPTGKTEKSLK, from the coding sequence ATGATTGTCCTTATTATAGTTCACGTTCCTTGCCTCCAAACACCTATGTATTTCTTTATTAAACATTTGGCTGTCTTGGACATGTGTTATATCTCAACTATAGTTCCAAAATTGTTAGCCAGCTCGATATCAAAATACTCTACAATTTCCTTTGGTGGTTGTGTAATTCAACTCTTCTTTTTTCTGGCTATGGCAGCTACGGAAGCTACTCTTCTAGCTGCTATGTCATATGACCGATATGTAGCTATTTGCAACCCCTTACGTTATTTAGTTATCATGAATAAAGCGGTCTGTATACAGCTTTCTGCAACCTCATGGACAATTGGAGGTGTTTATTCCACTATTCACACTATCAACACCTTCAGATTAAATTTCTGCAGATCCAATGTCATTGAACATTTCTTCTGTGATCTTCCACCATTGCTGAAAATTGCCTGTTCAGACACCAGGCTAAACCAAAAGATGATTTATGGTATAGGTGCTGTATTAATCTTGCCATGTTTTCCTTTAACAATACTGTCATACGTGTTCATTATACGCACTATATTGAGGATACCGTCTGCAACAGGACGGAGAAAAACATTTTCTACCTGTGTGTCTCATTTGATCACTGTAGGGTTGTTCTATCTTACTGGTATATCTGTCTACTTACGGCCCAAAGTCAGTTCTACCGATTTACATCACGATAAGATAAGTGCGGTGTTCTACACTATTCTTGTTCCAATGGTTAATCCAATTGTTTATAGTTTAAGGAATAGAGAGTTAAAACAAGCAATAAAAAAGATTCTCACGTGGAGGGTACCAACTGGGAAGACAGAAAAATCCCTCAAGTAG